From Nicotiana tabacum cultivar K326 chromosome 20, ASM71507v2, whole genome shotgun sequence, one genomic window encodes:
- the LOC107786772 gene encoding psbP-like protein 1, chloroplastic: MVSLQKFPSVHHAYMLNASPQQGLFRNSPNGRGPGFIRSEQVSEVSISSCQDRPGRRQFLAMGSTIAPLLLMSYQTPTSFAAESKKGFLPVTDKKDGYNFVYPFGWQEVVVEGQDKVFKDVIEPLESVSVNVIPTSKQDIRDFGSPQQVAETLIKKFLSSPSQKTKLIEASEHDVEGKAYYTFEFVAQAPNFTRHGLTAVCIGNGKFYTLTTGANERRWEKMKDRLHTVVDSFQIFNV, encoded by the exons ATGGTGTCTTTGCAGAAGTTTCCATCAGTACATCATGCATATATGTTAAATGCATCCCCTCAG CAAGGATTGTTTAGGAACAGCCCCAACGGAAGAGGTCCTGGCTTTATCAGATCAGAACAAGTGTCTGAAGTTTCAATTTCCTCTTGCCAAG ATAGACCTGGAAGACGTCAATTTCTTGCCATGGGATCAACAATTGCCCCTTTGTTGCTAATGTCTTATCAGACACCAACATCAT TTGCTGCAGAATCTAAGAAGGGATTTCTGCCCGTCACAGACAAGAAAGACGGATACAATTTCGTCTATCCTTTTGGGTGGCAG GAAGTAGTGGTCGAAGGTCAAGATAAGGTTTTCAAAGATGTTATTGAACCACTAGAAAGCGTTAGTGTAAATGTGATACCCACCAGCAAACAAGATATTCGTGATTTTGGTTCACCACAGCAG GTTGCTGAAACTTTAATAAAAAAGTTTTTATCATCACCTTCTCAAAAGACAAAACTAATTGAAGCATCAGAG CACGATGTTGAAGGGAAAGCCTATTATACATTTGAGTTTGTTGCACAAGCCCCAAATTTTACTCGCCATGGCCTCACTGCAGTCTGCATTGGCAACG GAAAGTTCTATACATTGACAACTGGCGCAAATGAGAGGAGATGGGAGAAGATGAAGGACAGGTTACATACTGTAGTTGATTCCTTCCAAATTTTCAACGTCTAA